The DNA sequence CAGTGAGGTCGAAGGATGGTGTCAATTAATTATTGATCGCCACTAATTCTtttcgcacacacacacacacacacacgcacgcacacacacatgtgcagcaCACACGCAGATAACAAATATCCTTTCCCTCTCCAAGGCTCGTTTTATCACTGTGAATCAGCGgagagactctgtgtgtgtgtttgtaggaagtgtgtgtgttggcagacTGCCAGACCTCAGCGGGGACCGAGCTCTCACTTTTCACCACCCACCATCTGCAcagcgttcacacacacacactcagcagggTGAGAGATGACTGCCAGCTCTCGCCTCGCTGGCAGTCAACCGGGTTAAACGagccaggacacacacacacacacactgtgtgtgtgtgtgtgtgtgtgtgtgtgtgtgtctgtgtgtgtctgtgtgtgtgtgtgtgtgtgtttgtgtgtgtctgtgtgtgtgtgtgtgtgtgtgtctgtgtgtgtctgtgtgtgtgtgtgtgtctgtgtgtctgtgtgtgtctgtgtgtgtgtgtctgtgtgtgtgtgcgtgtgtgtgtgtgtctgtgtgtgtgtgtgtctctgtgtgtgtgtgtctgtgtgtgtgtgtgtgtgtatgtgtgtgtgtgtctgtgtgtgtgtgtgtgtctgtgtgtgtgtgtgtgtgtgtgtgtgtgtgtgtttgtgtctgtgtgtgtttgtgtgtgtgtgtctgtgtgtgtgtgtgtgtgtgtgtgtgtgtctgtgtgtgtctgtgtgtgtgtgtctgtgtgtgtgtgtgtgtgtgtgtgtttgtgtgtgtgtgtgtgtgtgtgtgtgtttgtgtttgtgtgtgtgtgtgtgtgtgtgtgtgtgtgtctgtgtgtgtgtgtgtgtgtgtgtgtgtgtgtgtgtgtttgtgtgtgtttgtgtgtgtgtgtgtgtgtgtttgtgtttgtgtgtgtgtgtgtgtgtgtgtttgtgtttgtgtgtgtgtgtgtgtctgtgtgtgtgtgtgtgtgtgtgtgtgtgtgtgtgtgtgtgtgtgtgtgtgtgtgtttgtgtttgtgtgtgtgtgtgtgtgtgtgtgtgtgtttgtgtttgtgtgtgtgtgtgtgtgtgtgcgccctcACCTCCagcaccccccctcctccccctggtTTCTTCTTCAGCTCTTCACACTTCCTGAACTTGCAGATCTGGTGACCCGTCTTCCTGTTGCGGCAGGACGAGCAGACGCCGCAGTTGATGAGTCGCCTGCACGGCCCGCACACGCCACAccgcttcctcttccttttcgcCACCGCACCCGACGACGAGGAGGACGACGATGACAAGGCCACGCCTCCTGCCGTCACCCCTGACGATGAcggtgaggaggaggacgggCAGGGGGAGGAGTTTGCGTGCTGCTGGCAGTCCGTTAGCGCCCGCTGGCCGCTTGTCATCTGGAAGGCGCTGCCGGCGTCCGTTATCCCGCCCCCTGCTGACCCCATTGCCATGACAATGACCCCTGGAGGTAATCCAAGTCCCCCTAGAAAGCTACCCCCCATCACCCCTCCCCCATTGCAGTTCCCACCGTCTGATAGGCCCATCATGTCTGGGTGGGCGTGTCCCTGTTTGTTCATAACGCCACAGTCCGCGCCGCTTCCGTAACCCGGCAGGAAGTTCCCGTTGCTATGCGCCATGGCATGATGATGTGATGTTCCCtgtgtgacaggaagtgaggggGCAGTGTGTCCGTGTTTCTCAGCTCTTCCCCCCTCGCtgccccctccacctcctccccctcctgacCCCCCGCCGCCCTGGTGCATGCTGGTACTGTGGGGGTGGGAGGAGGTCATGTGACCCGTTGTTGCCGTcgggtgatggtggtggtggtggtgatgcgTAGGCGCCGTCGCTACGGGTTTGGGTCGGCCCCAGAACATGGCTGCCGGGtggttcatgttcatgttcatgttttcgTGGCAGGCCCAGGGCCCGGTCGCCATGGCGCCCAGCCTGGCGGCTGAGGGAGGAAAGATGGGGGCGGCAGCTGCCAAACGGGCCGCCAGTTTGGCAGACTGAGGAAAGTTTGTGACgttcatgttcatgttgacGTTC is a window from the Labrus mixtus chromosome 23, fLabMix1.1, whole genome shotgun sequence genome containing:
- the LOC132958110 gene encoding transcription factor Sp8-like; protein product: MSGMTSGVCVESDLSSMLQRSSASSHHHPNHHGYSGQGQVTGLAPMLDYTSEMDRYRSSIASFYKTNVNMNMNVTNFPQSAKLAARLAAAAPIFPPSAARLGAMATGPWACHENMNMNMNHPAAMFWGRPKPVATAPTHHHHHHHHPTATTGHMTSSHPHSTSMHQGGGGSGGGGGGGGSEGGRAEKHGHTAPSLPVTQGTSHHHAMAHSNGNFLPGYGSGADCGVMNKQGHAHPDMMGLSDGGNCNGGGVMGGSFLGGLGLPPGVIVMAMGSAGGGITDAGSAFQMTSGQRALTDCQQHANSSPCPSSSSPSSSGVTAGGVALSSSSSSSSGAVAKRKRKRCGVCGPCRRLINCGVCSSCRNRKTGHQICKFRKCEELKKKPGGGGGVLERPPSVPTGEAFRWFF